The Vulgatibacter sp. genome window below encodes:
- a CDS encoding efflux RND transporter periplasmic adaptor subunit has protein sequence MSHAIGRILVPALVAAGLLAGCSGAAEKAALPERSADVATVGVRVVQPRTELAGDLVKATGRLLARNEAMLSARASGSIASIAVEVGDRVKKGDVLLRLDATSAAIGVEQAKAAVAMAEAGLEVATQDLERARSLRASGGVSPAGLEKAEAGFKQAEASLKQARAAARNASKMLADHTLRAPFDGTVTAKLKNVGEYVAMMPPTPVIGLVDATNLEVVLPVPETVVSTVQPGAIVRGVVHPTGTAFEAKVRTVGTVVESGARTVEVRADLVGERSPAMRPNAMVEVDFSVTADVAAAGLYLPAQSVRKEGEKRFVWLVNEGKVVRAEIEAEAVSPGVVRVLGGLDGAAQVVADNGANLKDGMAVQVLQ, from the coding sequence ATGAGCCACGCAATCGGACGCATCCTGGTCCCAGCCCTTGTCGCAGCCGGTCTCCTCGCAGGCTGCTCCGGCGCAGCAGAGAAGGCAGCGCTCCCCGAGCGTTCCGCCGACGTGGCGACGGTCGGCGTGCGGGTGGTCCAGCCGCGGACCGAGCTCGCCGGCGATCTGGTGAAGGCCACCGGCAGGCTCCTCGCCCGCAACGAGGCGATGCTCAGCGCCAGGGCGAGCGGCAGCATCGCCTCGATCGCGGTGGAGGTCGGCGACCGGGTGAAGAAGGGCGACGTGCTCCTCCGCCTCGACGCAACCAGCGCCGCCATCGGCGTGGAGCAGGCGAAGGCCGCGGTGGCGATGGCGGAGGCGGGCCTCGAGGTGGCGACCCAGGACCTCGAGCGGGCCCGCTCGCTCCGGGCCTCCGGCGGCGTCTCCCCCGCGGGCCTCGAGAAGGCCGAGGCGGGGTTCAAGCAGGCGGAGGCGAGCCTCAAGCAGGCCCGCGCCGCAGCGCGGAACGCCTCGAAGATGCTGGCCGACCACACCCTGCGGGCGCCCTTCGACGGCACCGTGACCGCCAAGCTGAAGAACGTCGGCGAGTACGTGGCGATGATGCCGCCCACGCCGGTGATCGGGCTGGTGGACGCCACCAACCTCGAGGTGGTGCTGCCGGTCCCCGAGACGGTGGTCTCCACCGTGCAGCCCGGCGCCATCGTCCGCGGGGTGGTCCACCCCACCGGCACCGCCTTCGAGGCGAAGGTCCGGACCGTGGGCACGGTGGTCGAGTCCGGCGCCCGCACCGTCGAGGTCCGGGCGGATCTCGTCGGCGAGCGCAGCCCGGCGATGCGGCCCAACGCGATGGTCGAGGTGGACTTCTCGGTCACCGCCGACGTCGCAGCGGCTGGGCTCTACCTGCCGGCGCAGTCGGTCCGCAAGGAAGGCGAGAAGCGCTTCGTCTGGCTGGTGAACGAGGGGAAGGTCGTCCGCGCCGAGATCGAGGCGGAGGCCGTCTCCCCCGGCGTGGTCCGGGTCCTCGGCGGCCTCGACGGCGCCGCACAGGTGGTGGCCGACAACGGCGCCAACCTGAAGGACGGCATGGCCGTCCAGGTGCTCCAGTAA
- a CDS encoding TetR/AcrR family transcriptional regulator — MATTPRRAREIARTRQDILEAAARAFASRGFTGATMQDIAREAGYTAASLYSYFSSKEEIIRGLFESIRNERFSALELPVPEGLTLRQKLDLLVRRQTEVAKRHRDAIRFFYFSSDGAMCNAAREEALTPVEMSALDFEQFFRQEARPEELGGWEPADLALAFAGMTHGFFVRWLRGPSDSSLEEGIPRLLDLFFHGLSGSGNSK, encoded by the coding sequence ATGGCAACGACCCCTCGACGCGCCCGCGAGATCGCCCGCACCCGCCAGGACATCCTGGAGGCAGCTGCCCGGGCGTTCGCCAGCCGCGGCTTCACCGGCGCCACGATGCAGGACATCGCCCGGGAGGCCGGCTACACCGCCGCGTCGCTCTACAGCTACTTCTCCAGCAAGGAGGAGATCATCCGGGGGCTCTTCGAGTCGATCCGGAACGAGCGCTTCTCCGCCCTCGAGCTCCCGGTCCCCGAGGGGCTGACCCTGCGCCAGAAGCTGGATCTGCTCGTCCGTCGGCAGACCGAGGTGGCCAAGCGCCACCGGGACGCGATCCGCTTCTTCTACTTCTCGAGCGACGGGGCGATGTGCAACGCCGCCCGGGAAGAGGCCCTCACCCCGGTGGAGATGTCGGCCCTCGACTTCGAGCAATTCTTCCGCCAGGAGGCCCGCCCCGAGGAGCTCGGCGGCTGGGAGCCAGCGGATCTCGCCCTCGCCTTCGCCGGCATGACCCACGGATTCTTCGTCCGCTGGCTCCGCGGGCCCTCGGATTCGAGCCTCGAGGAGGGGATCCCCCGGCTCCTCGACCTCTTCTTCCACGGGCTCTCGGGCTCCGGGAATTCCAAGTAA
- a CDS encoding mannose-1-phosphate guanylyltransferase encodes MATKKRIHPVILAGGSGTRFWPLSREKKPKQLLPLASDKPLVADTAARLVGLSRLEDIVTVCGRAHAPAIRRMLPEEARGGVVVEPAARNTAPAIGLAATVVAARDPKGVLLVLPSDHAILDLQAFRETVQRAVDLAGRGSLVTIGVQPTRAETGFGYIQVGAPLAKGGGHRVTAFHEKPDRERAKGYLAAGGYLWNAGMFAFRADRILEELREHLPDCAAALAKIAPSVGTAGFARAVARHFPTCPSISIDYAVMEKAQDIAVVPASFTWSDLGSFSSLPEVREADAAGNVTSGNVMLFDALQNVVLGQGNKPVALIGVSDLIVVDAGDALLVCNRDRAQEVRKVVEALRARGDGKLL; translated from the coding sequence ATGGCGACGAAGAAGCGCATCCATCCCGTGATCCTCGCCGGCGGCAGCGGCACCAGGTTCTGGCCCCTCTCCCGCGAGAAGAAGCCGAAGCAGCTCCTGCCGCTCGCCTCCGACAAACCCCTGGTCGCCGACACGGCGGCGCGGCTGGTGGGACTCTCACGCCTCGAAGACATCGTCACGGTTTGCGGCAGGGCCCACGCGCCGGCGATCCGCAGGATGCTGCCGGAGGAGGCGCGGGGCGGGGTGGTGGTGGAGCCCGCCGCACGCAACACCGCGCCGGCGATCGGCCTCGCCGCCACCGTGGTCGCTGCCCGCGATCCGAAGGGCGTCCTCCTCGTCCTCCCCTCCGATCACGCGATCCTCGATCTCCAGGCCTTCCGGGAGACGGTGCAGCGGGCGGTGGATCTCGCGGGGCGGGGCTCGCTGGTCACCATCGGCGTCCAGCCCACCCGGGCGGAGACGGGCTTCGGCTACATCCAGGTCGGCGCACCGCTGGCGAAGGGCGGGGGCCACCGGGTCACCGCCTTCCACGAGAAGCCCGATCGCGAGCGGGCGAAGGGCTACCTCGCCGCCGGCGGCTACCTCTGGAACGCGGGCATGTTCGCCTTCCGGGCCGATCGGATCCTGGAGGAGCTCCGCGAGCACCTCCCCGACTGCGCCGCGGCGCTGGCGAAGATCGCGCCTTCGGTCGGCACCGCGGGTTTCGCCCGGGCGGTGGCCCGGCATTTCCCCACCTGTCCCTCGATCTCGATCGACTACGCGGTGATGGAGAAGGCGCAGGACATCGCCGTGGTACCGGCCTCGTTCACCTGGTCGGATCTCGGCTCCTTCTCCTCGCTCCCCGAAGTCCGGGAGGCGGACGCGGCAGGGAACGTCACCTCCGGCAACGTGATGCTCTTCGACGCCCTGCAGAACGTGGTGCTCGGGCAGGGGAACAAGCCGGTGGCGCTGATCGGCGTCTCCGACCTGATCGTGGTCGACGCCGGGGACGCCCTCCTCGTCTGCAACCGCGACCGGGCGCAGGAGGTCCGCAAGGTGGTGGAGGCCCTCCGGGCCAGGGGCGACGGCAAGTTGCTCTAG
- a CDS encoding NUDIX hydrolase: MTADAFLEAVRHAVEGRAVGGLADAGADPERQLRPASVLIPLYEERGEPGVVLLRRSDHLGKHPGQIAFPGGGRDGCEDELACALRESQEEVGLRPEQVEILGRLDRYATITGYLVSPFIGRLRRWPLDLVPDPSEVAAILHVPIARLIEPGALRVSTFGGTRTVNFFEWGGEHVIWGATARMLRQLLELALDRPLEPSGEVPWEKVRW, encoded by the coding sequence GTGACCGCCGACGCCTTCCTCGAGGCAGTGCGCCACGCGGTGGAGGGCAGGGCGGTCGGCGGCCTGGCCGATGCCGGCGCCGATCCGGAGCGGCAGCTGCGCCCGGCCTCGGTGCTCATCCCGCTCTACGAGGAGCGGGGCGAGCCCGGCGTGGTGCTCCTGCGGCGCAGCGATCACCTCGGCAAACATCCCGGCCAGATCGCCTTCCCCGGCGGCGGCCGCGACGGCTGCGAGGACGAGCTCGCCTGCGCCTTGCGCGAGTCGCAGGAGGAGGTGGGCCTGCGTCCCGAGCAGGTGGAGATCCTCGGGCGGCTCGACCGCTACGCCACCATCACCGGCTACCTCGTCTCCCCCTTCATCGGCAGGCTGCGGCGCTGGCCCCTCGACCTCGTCCCCGATCCGAGCGAGGTGGCGGCGATCCTCCACGTGCCCATCGCCAGGCTGATCGAGCCCGGGGCCCTGCGGGTCTCGACCTTCGGCGGCACGAGGACGGTGAACTTCTTCGAGTGGGGCGGCGAGCACGTGATCTGGGGCGCCACCGCGCGCATGCTCCGGCAGCTCCTCGAGCTCGCGCTGGACAGGCCGCTCGAACCCAGCGGCGAAGTGCCCTGGGAGAAGGTGCGCTGGTAG